TCAAACTACGAGTGAAGGTGTACATATAAGAAGTGATTACATACTGATGCTTATTCAGTGCTGTTTGGGAACAGTCGTTATAGGACTTCCGAGCGTACTTGAGAAGAGATTTTCGTTTGAACTTCCAAACTCTATGTCAATTGCATATTTTGTGTTTTTATACTGTGCGATATATTTAGGCGAAGTGCGTCAGTTTTATTATCTCATTCCTCATTGGGATGATATTCTTCATTGTTTCAGCGGTGCGATGCTTGGAGCATTTGGTTTTACTTTGGTTGCAATACTTAACGATTCAGAACGGGTAAGAGTGGAACTTAATCCTTATTTTATCTGTCTTTTTGCCTTTTGCTTTGCAATGGCAGTAGGAGCAATCTGGGAAATATATGAATTTATGGGGGACAGTTTATTTGGACTTAATATGCAGAAATTCAGACTGGAAGACGGAACTCTTTTAATTGGAAACAATGCCCTTAAAGATACAATGCACGATATTATAATTGATGCAATAGGCGCACTTTCAGTATCAGTTTTGGGGCTTTTGAATATGAAGATAAAAGAAAAATCAAAAAATAAAACTGCCTGCAATGACAATATAACTGCGTAGCAATAAAATTGCCCGATGTCTTTTTTGACATCGGGCAATATTTATATTATCTTTGAACTCTTCCTGAACCGTCGCCACCCATTAAAGATGTAACTTCGGAAACTGATACTCTGTTGTAGTCACCTAAAATTGAGTGTTTTAAGCAACTTGCAGCAACTGCAAATTCTAAAGCATCTGAATCTTTTTCGTAGTTATTTAAACCATAGATAAGACCAGCTGCAAAACTGTCACCGCCGCCTACACGGTCAATAATATTCTTAATTTCATATTTTTTAGAAACATAGAATTCTTTTCCGTTGTAGATACATGCTGACCAGTCGTTATGTGTAGCAGATTTTGATTCTCTTAAAGTAATAGCAATTTTCTTTGTATCAGGGAACTGTCTTAAAACTTCTTTTGCTAATTCTTCATATTTTTTAGTATCTAAAACGCCGCCTTCAACATGAGAATTGTTTTCAATTCCAAGTGATTTCTGGCAGTCTTCTTCGTTGGCAATAATAACATCAACATATTTTGTAAGTTCTCTCATAACTTCTTTTGCTTCTTTTCCGTATTTCCATAAGTTTTTACGGTAGTTTAAGTCACAAGAAACTGTGATGCCAAGTTCTTTAGCGGTTTTAACTGATTTAAGTGCAAGAACCGATGCTGATTCTGAAATAGCAGGTGTAATACCTGTAATGTGGAACCATGTAGCACCCTGGAATGCTTTAACAAAGTCAATTTCATCTTCTTTTGCGATAGCGATTGAAGAATTTGCTCTGTCGTAGATAACTTTTGAAGGTCTTTGGTTAGCGCCTGATTCTAAGAAATAAATACCAACTCTTCCGTCATTGAATACGATAGAAGATGTATCAACGCCAAAACCTCTTAATTCTCTTATACATGCATTTGCAATATCATTTTTAGGTAAAGCAGTAATAAATCCTGTTTCCATACCGTAGTTAGCCAAAGATACGCAAACGTTTGCTTCTCCCCCTCCGAAAGTCGCTTCTAAACTTGGAGACTGGAAAAATCTTTCCATACCCGGACTTTTAAGTCTTAACATGATTTCGCCAAAAGTAACAACTTTTTTCATTTTAAATCACCTTTTCTTTATAATTCGTTTTTATTTTGATGGTCTGAGTTTTTTTACATCTCATCCTTTGACATAATTATACAATATTATTTACGCAAAGTCTTGCTATTTTTATACAAAAATATTGCATATTTTGATTATGAAAATTGCATTATTGAAATTTTAAAGACCCTGTGATAAAATGAATGTAAAAAAAGCGAAAGGAGACAGCAGTATGCCTAAATATTTTGATAAACTTATGCAGGACGGAACGGATGAATGTGTCAATTCCAAAACTTTTGCTGTCTTTTATTCGAATAAGGAAGAGCAAGTTAAAAATATGCATATTCACGATTGTTGCGAGGTTTTTTTGTGTCTTAGCAACTCTCAGGAATTTCTTATCGGAGATTCCATGTTTTCTGCTAACAGAAATGATATGCTTGTTGTTAACCAGTTTGAAATTCATAAACTTTTGGAAAAACAGGGTGCTTTTTGTGAAAGATATGTTTTCAAACTGCATCCGAGATTTCTTCTGTTAAATTCCACATCTTCGACTGATCTTTCTGCGTGTTTTTATGACCGTATTAATTTTAAAAGGCAGGTTTCTCTTACCAATGAGCAGGCGATGGAACTTATTGATATATTTAATTCCTTTAAAAAGAGTGATGAACTTGGTGACGATATAATATCAAACCTAAATGCTATAAAAGCAGTTGTTCTTATAAACAGGTATTTATTAAGTTCAAAAGGAGGAGATACTGAGTCTTCTTATACAAGCAACGCAGTTGTTGAATCAGTTGTTTCTTATATAAATGACAATTTATTTTCCAATATAAATCTTGACGAACTTTCAAAGAAGCATTTTATATCAAAAAACCACCTTTGCAGAATTTTTAAAAAGCATACAGGCACAACTGTTGTAAACTACATAACTTTAAGAAGAATTGCAGAGGCAAAAAAGTTTTTAAATGATGGGTTTGACGTTAAAGATACCTGTGAAAAATGCGGTTTTAACGATTACTCACATTTTATAAGAACATTTAAAAATATTGTAGGCGTTCCGCCTAAACAATATATAAAAAGAAAAGAATAAAAGGAGTAAAAACCATGAAAATGTCATTTCGCTGGTATGGCTATGATGACCCTGTTAAAATAGAGTACATCAGGCAGATACCTAATATGGAATCTATCGTAACTGCAGTTTACGATGTGCCGGTTGGGGAAGTATGGCCGGAAGAAAGAATTTTGGAACTTAAGAAAACTGTTGAAGATGCAGGTCTTAAATTTGATGTAATCGAAAGTGTTCCCGTACATGAAGATGTTAAACTTGGCAAACCTACAAGAGACAGGTACATTGAAAATTACAAAGAAAATATAAGAAGGCTTGGAAAAGCAGGGATAAAATGTATCTGCTATAATTTTATGCCTGTTTTTGACTGGACAAGAACGCAACTTGATAAAGAGTTGTTTGACGGTTCAAATGCACTTGTTTATTATAAAGACCAGTTAGAAAAAATGGATCCGCTAACAGGGGAATTAGCATTGCCGGGCTGGGATTCAAGTTATAAAAAAGAAGACCTTAAAAATCTTTTTGATGAATATAAAAATGTTACCGAAGAGGATATGTTTGATAATTTAAAATATTTCCTTGATGCGATTATGCCTGTTGCAATAGAATCAGATGTAAAAATGGCAATCCATCCTGATGATCCTCCGTATCCTATTTTCGGACTTCCTCGTATTATTACATGCGAAAAGAATTTAGACCGTTTCTTAAAATTATATGACCATGAATATAATGGTCTAACATTCTGCACAGGTTCTTTGGGATGCTGTAACTTTAACGATATCCCTCATCTTGTTGATAAGTATTCCAAACAGGGAAGAATTCACTTTATGCACATAAGAAACGTTAAGAACTATGAGGACGGAAGTTTCGAAGAAACTGCACATTTTGGTGCTTACGGTTCCTTAGATATCAAAAAAATAGTTAAAATTCTAAAAACAAACGGTTTTGACGGTTTTATCCGTCCTGACCATGGCAGAATGATTTGGGGAGAAACAGGAAGACCGGGTTACGGACTTTATGACAGAGCATTAGGAGCGACATATATAAATGGTCTTTGGGAAGCAACCGAACTCTAAAAAGCCTGAAATTTTGACAGAACGAAAAAGCAAGGGAAGCCTTGCTTTTTCTTTTTCCTAAAACAAATCCGGCATATAAAAAGATATAGCCGTGATTTGTTTTAGAAAAATCTGCCTAAAATTTCAGGCTTTTTAGAGTTCGGTTGTTTACAACTACGGATAATTTTTCCTGGTTTGACATTTGGTCAAACAGTGATATGTTCCCTTGCGGGAACGTGATATATTTACTTCGTAAATGTGATATGTGCTTACGCACGTGATATGTTTGCCTTAAAAGGCAAACGTTAAGGACGCAAAACATACCATACGGTGTTTTGCGTTTTTTAATTTCATAAATTCCGCAAGGAATTTATACCACAATTATTCATCATTCATTATTCATTATTCATTAAAACTTGCTTTCGTTCAATCTGAACAATTTTCCTGTCCTCTTTTAAAAGCCGATATTTATTCAGGGAGTTTTATATAAATTTATTGATATTTTAATTTATATGTGGTACTATAAAATTAGCAAAATATAGTGTTTGCGTAAGAGGGTGAAATAAAATGAAAATATATACAATTATTGCCGGCGTAAATGGAGTGGGCAAGAGCAGTTTCACAGGAGTAAAGAAAGAAAGTATTGACTTAGGTGTTATTATCGATGTTGATAAAATAACCTACGATAACAAAAAAGGAAAAATAGAGGGAGCAAAAACAGCACTCGGTATGATAGATGATTGCCTTGAAAAAGGAATATCTTTTACTCAGGAAAGTACATTGTCGGGATATGGAGTTGAAGCAAGAATTAAGCGTGCCAAAGAACTTGGATTTTATATCCGAATGTTTTATGTAGGTTTAAATACTGCAGAAGAAAGCATTGTAAGAATTCAAAATCGTGTTATGAAAGGAAGGCACGGTATTCCTTTAGAGGATGTTGTACGCAGATTTGAAAAGCGTTTTGAAGCACTTATGAAAGTATTACCATACTGTGATGAAGCTGAGTTTTATGATAATGACAACGGATTTATGAAAGTTGCATCGTTTAGCGGTAACGTTTTTAAGATAGATTGCGATGTTATGCCTAAATGGCTTTCAGAACTTACAGGCTATATAAACGAAACTGATATTATATTTAAGAGTTAATAAAGAGAATTATTATGGAAAGAATAGAAAGTGTAAATAATAAAATAATAAAATTTACAAATTCTCTTAAAATAAAGAAATTTCGTAAACAGGAAGGGCTTTTTATCTGCGAGGGAGAAAGGCTTGTTTTCGATGCGATAAAATTCAGAGAACCTTCATACATAATAGTATCCGAAAGTTTTTATAAAAAAGATTTTCCATATAAAACTTATGAGGTTACCGAAACCATTTTTAAAAAACTTTCCGAAACAGTTTCTCCGCAAGGAATTATGGCGATTTTTAAAACTGATATAAAAAATATAGAGGAGATAACACCTTGTAATACAGTTATACTAAACAGGCTTCAGGATCCGGGCAATTTAGGCGCAATTTTAAGGACCGCGAAAGCAACAGGGTTTAACAATGTAATTTTAGACTCTGAATGTGTAGATCTTTATAATTCAAAAACTGTAAGAAGTTCTATGAGTTCGCTTTTTAATCTTAATATTTATTTATCTTCCTCTTTAAAAGAAGATATTGCATTTTTAAAAAGTAAAGGTTTCTCAGTTTGCGCAACATTGCTTGACAGCGATTCAGTAAATTTATATAAAGAAAATTTTGAGGGAAATGTTGCTTTTATAATAGGAAACGAGGCTTCGGGAATGGATAGGGATTTAATAGAATGTTGCGATAAAAAGATTATAATTCCTATGGAAGACGGCATAGAATCTTTAAATGCATCGGTGGCAGGCTCGGTAGTAATGTACGAAATATTAAGGAGGCAAAAATATGAAAACGGATAACATCAAAAAACCAATAATTATTGTATCCTACGCTATAGTTTTGTATTTTATAGTAAATAATCTGACGACTTTTTCAGGGTATGTTTCTTCTTTCTTTAAAGTCATAGCGCCTCTTATTATAGGTGGAATTTTAGCATTTATCATAAATCTGTTTTTAAGATTTTACGAAAAGAAAGTATTTGTAAATATAAAGGAAAAATGGAAAAAACTAAGAAGACCTGTATGCGTTATACTTTCTTACCTTACTTTTTTTCTGATACTGTTTATAATCGTAAAATTCATATCACCAAGACTTGAAGAAAGTATTAAAACTCTTACAAGCAGTATTCCTGCTTATGTAAATTCTGTGAGTGAGTTCTTTTACGGTCTTACTTTGGAACATAAAATAACAGAGGAGTTATGGAATAAGGTAATTGAAAATTTTGATCTTATTATAACAAATACGACTCAGTTTTTAAATACTGCACTTCCTAAAATATTCAGTGTCACAAAAACTGTAACATCAAGTGTATTTGATGTGTTTATCGGTTTTGTATTTTCCGTGTATATGCTTTTATCTAAGGAAAAACTTGTAAGAATCTTAAAAAAGATTCTTCGTGCTCATACAAAAGAGAATTTTTCAACAGGTGTTATTGATGTTTTCAGAAGAGCAAACAAAATATTCCGTTCATTTGTAGGAGGGCAACTTAGCGAAGCGGTTATTCTTGGTATATTGTGCTATATAGGAATGAGTATATTTAAAATGCCTTATGCTCCTCTTATCAGTGTTATTATAGGTATATCAAGCATTGTTCCTGTTATTGGAGCAATAGTCGGAACAATTCCCTGTGCTCTTTTAATTCTTCTTGAAAATCCTATGATGGCAATATGGTTTGTTGTATTTATAGTTGTTCTTCAGCAATTTGAAGGAAATATTATCTATCCGAGAGTGGTCGGAAGTGCTATCGGAATAAGCGGATTCTGGGTGCTTTTGGCAGTAACTTTAGGAGGCGGACTGTTCGGTATTTTTGGAATACTTTTAGGAGTACCTTTAATGGCAGTAATTTATACTGTTTACGGGGAATATGTTAATAAGAAGGTTGATGAGAAAAGTAATTGATGAAATTATATCATTGGTTACAACGAAATACAATTATTAATTATTCATTAAAAAATCCTGTCAGAAAAATGAATAATGAAGAATACAAAACAAAAAAATCCCATCTTACGACAGGATTTTTTTGTTTTGGTGCCGGTGGCCGGACTCGAACCGGCACGGTGTCGCCACCGGTGGATTTTGAGTCCACTACGTCTGCCAATTCCATCACACCGGCACAATATAGAGTTATTATATC
Above is a genomic segment from Oscillospiraceae bacterium containing:
- a CDS encoding sugar kinase, which produces MKKVVTFGEIMLRLKSPGMERFFQSPSLEATFGGGEANVCVSLANYGMETGFITALPKNDIANACIRELRGFGVDTSSIVFNDGRVGIYFLESGANQRPSKVIYDRANSSIAIAKEDEIDFVKAFQGATWFHITGITPAISESASVLALKSVKTAKELGITVSCDLNYRKNLWKYGKEAKEVMRELTKYVDVIIANEEDCQKSLGIENNSHVEGGVLDTKKYEELAKEVLRQFPDTKKIAITLRESKSATHNDWSACIYNGKEFYVSKKYEIKNIIDRVGGGDSFAAGLIYGLNNYEKDSDALEFAVAASCLKHSILGDYNRVSVSEVTSLMGGDGSGRVQR
- a CDS encoding helix-turn-helix transcriptional regulator: MNVKKAKGDSSMPKYFDKLMQDGTDECVNSKTFAVFYSNKEEQVKNMHIHDCCEVFLCLSNSQEFLIGDSMFSANRNDMLVVNQFEIHKLLEKQGAFCERYVFKLHPRFLLLNSTSSTDLSACFYDRINFKRQVSLTNEQAMELIDIFNSFKKSDELGDDIISNLNAIKAVVLINRYLLSSKGGDTESSYTSNAVVESVVSYINDNLFSNINLDELSKKHFISKNHLCRIFKKHTGTTVVNYITLRRIAEAKKFLNDGFDVKDTCEKCGFNDYSHFIRTFKNIVGVPPKQYIKRKE
- the uxuA gene encoding mannonate dehydratase — encoded protein: MKMSFRWYGYDDPVKIEYIRQIPNMESIVTAVYDVPVGEVWPEERILELKKTVEDAGLKFDVIESVPVHEDVKLGKPTRDRYIENYKENIRRLGKAGIKCICYNFMPVFDWTRTQLDKELFDGSNALVYYKDQLEKMDPLTGELALPGWDSSYKKEDLKNLFDEYKNVTEEDMFDNLKYFLDAIMPVAIESDVKMAIHPDDPPYPIFGLPRIITCEKNLDRFLKLYDHEYNGLTFCTGSLGCCNFNDIPHLVDKYSKQGRIHFMHIRNVKNYEDGSFEETAHFGAYGSLDIKKIVKILKTNGFDGFIRPDHGRMIWGETGRPGYGLYDRALGATYINGLWEATEL
- a CDS encoding RNA methyltransferase, whose translation is MERIESVNNKIIKFTNSLKIKKFRKQEGLFICEGERLVFDAIKFREPSYIIVSESFYKKDFPYKTYEVTETIFKKLSETVSPQGIMAIFKTDIKNIEEITPCNTVILNRLQDPGNLGAILRTAKATGFNNVILDSECVDLYNSKTVRSSMSSLFNLNIYLSSSLKEDIAFLKSKGFSVCATLLDSDSVNLYKENFEGNVAFIIGNEASGMDRDLIECCDKKIIIPMEDGIESLNASVAGSVVMYEILRRQKYENG
- a CDS encoding AI-2E family transporter — its product is MKTDNIKKPIIIVSYAIVLYFIVNNLTTFSGYVSSFFKVIAPLIIGGILAFIINLFLRFYEKKVFVNIKEKWKKLRRPVCVILSYLTFFLILFIIVKFISPRLEESIKTLTSSIPAYVNSVSEFFYGLTLEHKITEELWNKVIENFDLIITNTTQFLNTALPKIFSVTKTVTSSVFDVFIGFVFSVYMLLSKEKLVRILKKILRAHTKENFSTGVIDVFRRANKIFRSFVGGQLSEAVILGILCYIGMSIFKMPYAPLISVIIGISSIVPVIGAIVGTIPCALLILLENPMMAIWFVVFIVVLQQFEGNIIYPRVVGSAIGISGFWVLLAVTLGGGLFGIFGILLGVPLMAVIYTVYGEYVNKKVDEKSN